In Yamadazyma tenuis chromosome 7, complete sequence, the sequence aaaaTAAAGCGTGCCGGCTGTCTGCGATGTGATCGGCAATATCTTAGCAGCAGAAACAATCTATATATGCAGAAATTTAGACCAATTATTTAGCTAATTGGAGAGCAAAACACCGATATCATCAATCACGAGCTGGGGCTCTCTATCAAGGTGGTCAATATTATACCTGTTGTCATGGAAGACCGACTTTGTTGCCTCGTATCACAATAGACTTAGCACCAGTGTATTGTTGCCTCATTTGTGTTAGCACCTCTATTGTTTTTCGCTGCACACCGAATAGTTTGCCGCCTCATCAATTTTCTCTGCAGGTACTTCCATAGATAGATAGTATCAATTAACATTAGTCTACTTTACAAACAGAAACAGTGCCGATCGGCTTAGAGTTACCATGTCGGACAATTGTATTGCCTTTGTTATATTAGGGCTGCATTTCCTGAGGCAACGGTGGTACAGGCTGCATTCATATGATATGTTACCAATATTGCAACAAATAATCAAAACTATACATTCACCAGATGCAGCATACCGACCTCGGGACGAAAGGGAAAGTTTGGTTATTTAAACAAGTCTTGTTTCCCAAGATTGAATTCATTCAACAATGAAAATCCAGAATATCTTACCATTAGTTGCAATAACTCATTTTGTTCGTGCTGCTACAGACGTCGTAGGGGGCTGCAGTCCAACTGAAGTTACCGAAGGTTTATTCGCCGAATACGTTAGTTTAACATATGAGGAATATGGTACGGGGAACGATGAAGCAGCTACTACTGCACTCACAGCAATTGACCAAGCTACAGCAGAATATTCTTGGGGAGGAGTGACAGAGCAAAATTTTGCCTTTGCAGGCGCGGGTGGTTCTAGGAGCCCCCTTGACAAAGTGTTGTATGGAAAAACTGTCAATATAAATTACTTTGGATTGAGGCTTTCGGGATACTTTTATGCCGCCTCTACAGGAGATTATACATTTGAGATTAGTGTTGCTGATGATGCGGGTTCCTTAACAATTGGAGCAGGGGCTGCTATGGACTGTTGTGGACTGGGTCCTGTCACTGGGAATTTGGACGAATATACTTACTGGAATTCTAACACAGGAACCAACGTGCCAATCTCTAAAACTGTTTCTCTTGTTGCAGGAGCATATTACCCTGTAAAGGTGGTTTACTATCAAGCATACCACGGATCCACTCTCACAATGTCCGTCACCTATCCCGATGGAGTAGAACATACAGATGATATTGACTGGTATAGCTCAACCGATAACAGCACAACTTGTGCAATTCCAACCACAACCATTCCATATTTTGGTTCCCAAACAACTACTTTAACTTCCGACAATTCAAATGGCTCTCCAGAAGTGTATGTTGAAGTTCCTGAGAGCACAACAACCATCACCAGCCCATGGACAGGTTCtaaaacaacaacaacaaccatTTACCCATCTAACCCAAGCTATCCAGTCTCGGTTGAAGTTATGGTCCCTGAAAGTACTACAACCACCACTAAACCATGGACAGGCTCAGGTAACTTTACCACTACCATCTATCCTTCgaacccaagtgatccaGTTACGGTTGAAGTGGAGACTCCCGCGAGTACGGCTACTGTTACAACTCTGGGATCTGTGGCCACAACCTTCACTGTTACGCCGTCAAACCCAAATGAACCTTTAACCGTTGTTATTGAGACCCCAGGGCCCACTTCATCGACCATCACAGTGACTACACTTTGGACTGGTTCCTTCACTACCACCTATACTAGTACCGGTTCTGTCAGTGAATATATTGTCATTGTCGAAACACCTGAACTAGAAAGCAGTATTCCCACTACTACGGCCCCCTACGGCAATTCAACTGTGTATGAAGAGGAGGTGATTACCATTGTTAAACCATGTACTTGTAAGGAaccttcaaccaccactGAGACAGGTTCTAATGGTAGTAAGACTGTTGTGTGCAACGTTCCGGAGTCTTTGGTCACAACTTTGTTGATTACCGAACCTTGCACCAATGCTGCTGGCGAATCAACTGTAACAAGATACACAACCTATATAATGGCCGCTACTGAAACCACCGCTCACACCGGTTACCAAACTACCACTTCGGCTGCTAATGGATCTACTGATGTACCACAAGTAGTTTCCACTTTCGAAGGCAAGGGTTCTAAGATCACATTTACATTCTTAGGGGTGCTTTCGTATATTTTGTGTATGTTCTTTTGAATCTGTCCTTTGAGATCTGATTTTGATACCTCCATGAACTTTGTTTCATTGAACATCATACTTTTTTATTATTTCTATTTAACTAATTAATTCGTGTACTACCTAGAAGCATCTGAATATAAAGTAATTGTCTTCAATTGGGTCGCAGATATCCCACACTGGACATGCTAGATGAAATAGTCAGACATGGCTCACCAGCTTGAGGGGTCTCCATAAAAAGAGAATCTCCTCTATTACCATGCTCTGTCGTGATCCAAAACAGCTTGGGGGTTATGTCTCTTCTAAGGAATCGAGATAGAATTTTATTTGGTGAACTTACCAGAAATTATATAGCGTACAAAGAGGCGGCGTCTTTCATAGTACAAGCTTGGATGAATAATATAAATATGGGCGGG encodes:
- a CDS encoding uncharacterized protein (EggNog:ENOG503Q5MW; COG:S), which gives rise to MKIQNILPLVAITHFVRAATDVVGGCSPTEVTEGLFAEYVSLTYEEYGTGNDEAATTALTAIDQATAEYSWGGVTEQNFAFAGAGGSRSPLDKVLYGKTVNINYFGLRLSGYFYAASTGDYTFEISVADDAGSLTIGAGAAMDCCGSGPVTGNLDEYTYWNSNTGTNVPISKTVSLVAGAYYPVKVVYYQAYHGSTLTMSVTYPDGVEHTDDIDWYSSTDNSTTCAIPTTTIPYFGSQTTTLTSDNSNGSPEVYVEVPESTTTITSPWTGSKTTTTTIYPSNPSYPVSVEVMVPESTTTTTKPWTGSGNFTTTIYPSNPSDPVTVEVETPASTATVTTSGSVATTFTVTPSNPNEPLTVVIETPGPTSSTITVTTLWTGSFTTTYTSTGSVSEYIVIVETPELESSIPTTTAPYGNSTVYEEEVITIVKPCTCKEPSTTTETGSNGSKTVVCNVPESLVTTLLITEPCTNAAGESTVTRYTTYIMAATETTAHTGYQTTTSAANGSTDVPQVVSTFEGKGSKITFTFLGVLSTDSFASTYTTIGTDGEPTVVCNIPHSLVSTVVVTKQCNDVAGDVTANPIETAAPTGAEGSGAVGASAGNGSDTSPQDVSTYEAMGSKNTYTFFAVLSVILWISF